The window CGCCACAGCCAAAAGTTTCCGAAAATGGAAGTCACAACGAAACGGTTAATGGGGTCTTTCGATCCCTTCCCACTGGAACATATTAAAAACTATTATTATGTTCCAAATCAATGTTCCATATCTGAAATCCTAGCCTCGCTCACTAAACTCTGAATCTCCAGTTGCAGCCGTAGCGCTTTCTGCAAATTCATTTTCCTCAACTGTGATGCTATAAATTTACCATAAATATCAAATTCATCTTCTTTGGCCTCATTGTCTATGCTATTCCTATATGATCTATCCGAGTTATCGGTACTGTGGCGATGTTTAAATCTTTTCTTCTTTATTTTGTACGAGCTCTGTGTCGCTTCTTGCTTTATGTCTTCGGGCTCAGGTTTGAGGACTAGAAGGAAGTTGTCTTGTTCGGACTCGAAGGGGTCAGAATTGGAGTTATCATTGACTTCGTCTGGACTAACCCATATTTTTTGACATGATTCATCAATTTGTTCTTCGTGCTGTAAAATGAATAAGAAAATCACATTAAATCATTAAATTTTTGGATATTATTGTTTCATCACATAACTGGATAAGATATGGCAAGTAAATATCAGAAGAATTAAGATATAAAGTAAACAAATTACATCTAAATTCTGTGGGAATATCCTAGcacaacaataatttatttcaatgttGCATACATTGAATGTGTTCTATAGCATTTTGAATATGTTGACAAACACAGATACTTTTTATCAGTTATTTGATCAGTTCTCCACAACATTccattatttaaaagaaaaaatgttATAGGATATTAATCTCTTGCCTATTATTGATAAAGCAAAAAGAAAATTTGATGTCACTTAAAATCCCACAGAAACAGATTCTTTCCAGATTATGTGAGTTGCATAGTTTAAAGATGAAACAGCGTTACTTACATCAAAAAATGCATCGTCCATAACGTCCAGATCTCTTCTAAGCGTCTTGCTAAACCGTTTATGCCAAGCATAGAACCATTTGATCGAAGGCTTGAAAACAAAGTCCGGGCTAGATCGCTTACGTATTTTATTGACCTCCTGTATGTACGTGGACCTTAAGTTCTTAATCTTGGTTCTCACTTCAGGTTCCGTCAAAGGCATGCCCGTAGAAGCTCTGAATTCAgctataattttagtataagctTTGTGCCGTTCTGGTTTGGATTTGTACTCGGGAACTCTAGGATTCCAGAGTGCTTCATTCGCCAGGTACAATTTGACAAAAGTACACGTTTCTTTTTCACTCCATCTcatgtttgtttttattagatGTTgtttttcaatgtttattaaataaataaactaacgtCGCCCTGGCACGGCATTTGTTGTTTGGCAATGACAGTAGGACAATACACTATGGGATATTTTCgacattgtatttaaaatgtaggTTTCTAGATGAAGCTCAAAGCAACTTAATATTTATCCCTATAAAGTCCAAATTACTATACCTATTGAATACGTATAAAATTACGAAAATTACTTCAACATAAACGTGCCCAACCATAAACAATGATTTCTTTCGTTGAAGACGATtgctatagtctgtcaagacatttccgtcagtagaaaaagtaggcaaattcgaaaaatgtaggcgctaaGGATAATCAATCATCCCATAGAAAGTTTGAATTTCActctttttttctactgacgaagttgtttgaccggctttTCCTTCCTTCAAACTGTTTCTGACGTGTAATGTATTGTGTGCatttacgtaataaatgaatatgAAATTAGGAAAAGGTATATCctagttcttactgactgacaagttgtgtttgcCAGTCTATATTTCTCTACAGTGTGAACCTTGATGATAATCAAAGAGTAAATAAAATACTGCAATTTTCATTTTCAGAGGTTCCAGATGGGAATGGGAGCTGATCTTGTATGAAatggtaaataaaaataaggaagcagataatatacataatcatgttttattatattataaaacaaatcatGAACTTAATCTTTGGTTCAACATTCTAAATTACaggtataaattataaaaaacaattttgttAGTTTGTTTTAGCACTAAATAAACTTTGAcaaaacttaaatttaaaaataactttatcaTTGCTTAgaaaattaagtaaaataacacttaaaaatacAAGTCCTAATAAAAGGGAATATATAGAGATCTGTTCATTGCACATTTTCTAAAATAGCTTTCTACTAATACTAAAGAATGAAAAACTTAGGAGGTTATGGTTTTTATACTTTTAGATGCTGTGTAGATTAAAAATCTATAAAGGCCAGAGCACACTATATACCAACACATCACATATGTGGTATGTCTCATAtggatctgtatattacaatgcacatctacacacatgtacagagggccaagaaagtggtctaccagttttgacaaaagtttctgtgAGATCTAAcaatcgctaaggttgacttttctaatggagtttaaagtaaatcgaccttgttgtctcatgagtctcatgacgttcaaacgaacctcaaccgtagggtggtagaccactttcttggcccactttACCTGATGTGCACAGGCTTTAAATGTAAAGTCTGTTATAATTTGAATGAATTAGTTGTTTCTTGATAAATCAGACATCCTAGCCTCACTGATGAGACTGTGAATCTGCAGTTTCAGTTTCAAAGAATTCCTCTCATCCATCTTCCTCAATTGTGACGCTATAAATTTCCCATAAATATCAAATTCATCCTCTTTTGGATGATTTGTACTGTCAACAGATTCTGAATAGTAATCTGTAGCTCtatgcttgatttttttctttttaattttcttaaagGGTGGCGAAATGCGCCtttcttttttaatattttctgtgTGTTCGAGTTGGTTGGAGTCATATTCATCATCAGTATGTGGCACAAGGGGGTCTGGGTTGGAGTCTTCAGTATTCTCATTTGGCAGATCCTGGTCAACCCACAATTGGCAGGAAGAGTCAACCTCTGGAATTTCATGggtctgaaaataaataaacaaagtcgGATTATACAGTACATAAATGCAGTATAGGGGAATTTCATGAGCTTTtcctatttattttgtttattaccaaattttttttatcattagttAATGATTGTTTTACTGAGCTTTTTTCAGATCCATTGtaacatcaaaaaaaaaactagcagagtctgtgcggaaagagaagtggtagaatgtattggatcccaaaTCCCAAAATGTATGGGACATTTTGGGATTTGGGATCATGGGAATGGAAACCATATTTTTTcattctttgctaattacttcatttctaattgggcaatctaataatacgaagtcattacctaaacacacaactgagtcctacatttcgagtataaaataattcgaaaaatatggttatttcgatgttttttcaaaaaaccggttccgattccTGGTCTAGTGCAGTGGTTCCCAAAGTTGACTGGGCTCTGACCCACCTAACAAATACTGCCAAATTCAAGACCTACCGCTTGGCCGTTTTAAAAAGGgagcataaaatattattggtaACACTCAGATTCCCAAGTAGTTCCAGGGTCCACTAAATACTCACTCGCGACCCACCAACGAGGCGCGACCCATAGTTTGAGAAATGCTGGTCTAGTGTCTATCATGCTTAAATCCACACAGAGCGAGCATACGCGCCAGGCAATTTCCTCGCCCCCAACCCAGCTAATTGAAATTTGTCTTTGTCATTGAATCTCTACCcgtatcctctagctacgccccTGCTCTAAAATTTTTTGCATTATGGATATAAAATGACCAAGAAAACACAACAGTACTTACATTGATATAAGACGTAGAATGTCTGTTAGTTGGTACGTTTTTCAAACATTGATCCATCTCATGAAACCAAACTAAAGACGGTTCGTATATGGCATCAGGACTCGACTTCTGCAGTATTTTCTGCACTTGCTGACAGTAGGTTGTTCTTAAattctttatctttatttttatctcGGGAATACTCAGTGATTTACCTGTGGCCGCTTTGAAATCTGATTGAATACTGCTGTAAGCTTCTTCTCgttgatattttaatttataaccaGTGTGCGCGGGGTTCCACAGGCATTCgtgttttatatatattttcacGAACTCTAGAGTGATTGATTCACTCCACCTCATTTTATCTTGTTTTAAATTTCaggaaattatataaatatacaagttaTTCTCACGCTATACGCCATAGTTGACAATGTTGAAATTTTTGACAGTTGTGACATTTGGCTTGAAGTTCGGTTAATACACGGCCAAATAATGCACGACTAGTCTgctttcttagggttccgtagtcaactaagaacccttatagtttcgccatgccgtctgtctgtctgtccgaggctttgctgATCCTTGATCTAATAGGCCCTATagtcaggggcgtatttacaaatttggcgccccgggccattttgatttgccgccccccttcatcaaaaagcctgcaacaagtacctttggggtgtgaaataaaaaaaactaaacatttaccatttattcacataggcatttacaaaatgtacattgttttcctatgtacaaattggttgacaaaatcatcaatgacgctgtcgtaatttaaaacgtttgtcagctcagcttctatattaagaagagctaagatattcaggcgctcttcgctgatagggcccggccacatgtcagcggtgcgacgccgccgccgcaccgcaaaatttagcgGTGCCGCCCGGCGGCGcctcaaagcggtgcgcggcgccgcgcgcggtgccgccgagcggcatgcgtcgccgcgtgcgatgccgcgctgcatagtaaagaataaaaattcgaccagtgtttgatcagacatgaatcccttcacacgtgttctgctcttgctgttggcgaggtgatattttgcttaaaaattcttcaaaacacggcacagacattcgaaaatatagtccgtcaaccaaatcttgtcagtagcaatgtaaagcaaactaaagtagggcaacactcaaagagcagtattgcgctaagaaaagcagcaatgtacatcgaaccaacagttttttttttccgctgagcgcgccctgcgtgcgtacgtcaattcaaattgtcactcgcggtttattgaaaaaaaattgaaacatggacggacaatttaaaagcgatgttaaaacaatgttaatcaaaatgatgaacaaatttgaagatatcaaaaacaactccctatagtagtgcttatattctctttgttccctatctatgtcttctaagtttactaaaataaaatcatatcaaaatgcagataattagatagtgcatatatttgttatttacaatataatatgccacttgttaatgtaaattagtgtactgttctggatgaatatgacatacctgtgtaatttttttgattggtatatattgtacaatatacatattaaaaataaaacaactgatatttgggtgtttatttaatttaaaggtaaataagataagggtcacttttcgacttggttgcgttttacacgtacataaaccgccataggtaagtattgtctgaaaagatactacctactacgaacgccttatattgggcaagatttaatcctgcaacaaacatgtatggattaggtagatattgcgaaagaaccgcgatataatcaaggctcttaatactgtttaaatggtttacctttgtaaatagtcacaactgattgctgaaaatatcagacatgtgggcctatggacggtttccaggacacaatttatggtcttgttggatagatttaggcataggtacgttttaattttatttatgccttttaactctaaaacaaaaaaactgaacataatcttaaaagttcgaaatagttcttccaatacttgtcataacctcaatttttagtaatgtttaccatcaacgagcatgattgtacattgtaggccccttagctttgcttattcttatttaatgtattggtatttaatggtgacagcagaaatatctcttgaaacagaaacgattcagaatgaaaaccaaatgaaaacaaataaggtgacggctgtcattcacgatccacattccacagataaaacacagatgacacgcgttttggaattatttgaacacagtgttgctaacccgcgatttttcaaatttgccgccttttactactgacaagatttggttgacggactttagttataacatttattttcagtcatcttcaacacctcgtattttcttttcaaatgatttccatcttcattcattatacgaagatatgggttcacctaATTtgttcttttcaattgtttttagggttccgtagccaaatggcaaaaaaacggaacccttatagattcgtcatgtctgtctgtccgtctgtccgtctgtctgtccgtctgtctgtccgtccgtatgtcacagccacttttctccgaaactataagaactatactgttgaaacttggtaagtagatgtattctgtgaaccgcattaagattttcacacaaaaatagaaaaaaaacaataaatttttggggttccccatacttcgaactgaaactcaaacatttttttttttcatcaaacccatacgtgtggggtatctatggataggtcttcaaaaatgatattgaggtttctaatatcattttttctaaactgaatagtttgcgcgagagacacttccaaagtggtaaaatgtgtgtcccccccccccccctgtaacttctaaaataagagaatgataaaactaaaaaaaatatatgatgtagattaccatgtaaacttccaccgaaaattggtttgaacgagatctagtaagtagtttttttttatacgtcataaatcgcctaaatacggaacccttcatgggcgagtccgactcgcacttggccgctttttatttctaCGCCctcttaacaacagcaagagcagaacacgtgtgatagcgctggcggtacaccgagaaattcagtaaaatgctgcaaatgatgttaaagctatgaaaatcggtacgattgatctttaggacatttgaaacaatttgacccga of the Cydia amplana chromosome 14, ilCydAmpl1.1, whole genome shotgun sequence genome contains:
- the LOC134654371 gene encoding uncharacterized protein LOC134654371, producing the protein MRWSESITLEFVKIYIKHECLWNPAHTGYKLKYQREEAYSSIQSDFKAATGKSLSIPEIKIKIKNLRTTYCQQVQKILQKSSPDAIYEPSLVWFHEMDQCLKNVPTNRHSTSYINTHEIPEVDSSCQLWVDQDLPNENTEDSNPDPLVPHTDDEYDSNQLEHTENIKKERRISPPFKKIKKKKIKHRATDYYSESVDSTNHPKEDEFDIYGKFIASQLRKMDERNSLKLKLQIHSLISEARMSDLSRNNFIYLINIEKQHLIKTNMRWSEKETCTFVKLYLANEALWNPRVPEYKSKPERHKAYTKIIAEFRASTGMPLTEPEVRTKIKNLRSTYIQEVNKIRKRSSPDFVFKPSIKWFYAWHKRFSKTLRRDLDVMDDAFFDHEEQIDESCQKIWVSPDEVNDNSNSDPFESEQDNFLLVLKPEPEDIKQEATQSSYKIKKKRFKHRHSTDNSDRSYRNSIDNEAKEDEFDIYGKFIASQLRKMNLQKALRLQLEIQSLVSEARISDMEH